Proteins found in one Lycium ferocissimum isolate CSIRO_LF1 chromosome 6, AGI_CSIRO_Lferr_CH_V1, whole genome shotgun sequence genomic segment:
- the LOC132061414 gene encoding proline-rich receptor-like protein kinase PERK9, translated as MATPYPPVRDPQGERPVRDLQGGLHLQFDDTMFEDFVFDMAPSASPAAGAAQEPSHQASQEAVDTQVHCSTPVGPQERPIQETTSYSPPHPSQEPTDPSQEPTQAPVDTQVHPSAPEVATPDEVEVETPDLTQPEVLSVPAGSDPKKKHVLVKGSRVRRRDDDHELERPVIKRKKGDGDDDEPGGDGMSLRPRDSLRHTTCGTHPR; from the exons ATGGCGACTCCATATCCACCAGTTCGTGATCCACAGGGTGAGCGGCCAGTTCGTGATCTACAGGGTGGCCTACATTTGCAGTTCGACGACACCATGTTCGAGGACTTCGTGTTTGATATGGCACCATCTGCATCACCTGCCGCAGGGGCCGCTCAGGAGCCCTCTCACCAGGCATCTCAGGAGGccgtcgacacacag gttcattGTTCTACGCCTGTGGGTCCACAGGAGCGACCCATCCaggagactacctcatattcaccaccccacccatctcaggagcctacagacccatctcaggagcctactcaggcgcccgttgacacacag gttcatccttcggcgcctgAGGTGGCGACTCCCGACGAGGTAGAGGTCGAGACACCAGACCTAACTCAGCCTGAGGTTCTGAGTGTGCCAGCGGGATcagatcccaagaagaagcacgttctagttAAGGGATCACGGGTCAGGCGAAGAGATGATGATCATGAGTTGGAGCGcccggttattaagaggaaaaagggcgaTGGAGACGATGACGAGCCcggtggggatggtatgagccttaggcctagggatagtctcaggcatactacatgtgggacccatcctcgatag
- the LOC132060831 gene encoding basic leucine zipper 43-like: MISSEHYLAPENLSSLPIDYTFMHKNLPYQFNTFLTNNNISNYQASFPIQDFMSTQPSCISSNSTSDESEEQQHRIIDERKQRRMISNRESARRSRMRKQRHLDELWSQVLRLRTENQNLINKLNTVSESHEKVVQENRQLKDEATDLRRMITDIQLDSPFDAFSDLDEVHHLKAESSNQSTR; this comes from the coding sequence ATGATTTCATCAGAGCATTACTTAGCTCCAGAAAATCTCTCATCACTTCCCATTGATTACACCTTCATGCACAAAAACTTACCATACCAATTCAACACATTCTTAACCAATAACAATATATCAAATTATCAGGCCTCTTTTCCTATTCAAGACTTCATGAGTACACAGCCATCATGCATCAGCAGTAACTCAACCTCTGATGAATCGGAGGAACAACAACATAGAATCATCGATGAACGAAAGCAGAGGAGAATGATATCAAACAGGGAATCAGCTAGAAGATCAAGGATGAGGAAGCAGAGGCACCTTGATGAACTATGGTCTCAAGTGCTTCGTCTACGAACAGAGAATCAAAATCTGATCAATAAGTTAAACACCGTCTCGGAATCTCATGAGAAAGTCGTTCAAGAGAATAGGCAGCTCAAGGATGAGGCCACTGATCTTCGTCGAATGATTACAGACATTCAACTTGATAGTCCTTTCGATGCTTTCAGTGACCTGGACGAGGTTCATCATCTCAAGGCTGAATCATCAAACCAATCCACCAGATAG